A window of the Haloarcula rubripromontorii genome harbors these coding sequences:
- a CDS encoding deoxyribonuclease IV, with protein sequence MVRVGAHTSIAGGVYNAVEEQVEYSGNCGQIFSHSPQVWQDPNIDDEEAEQFRDLAADHGVGPWVIHSSYLVNLCTPKDDLREKSLDSMQKEVDAAAKLGIEYVNVHLGAHTGAGVDGGLDNAASVLDDLDIPDGVTVLVESDAGSGTKLGGQFEHLATVRERTDQDIEFCLDTAHMFAAGYDLSTPEAVDETLATFDEVVGFEDLACVHLNDSKHECGTNKDEHAHIGEGHIGEDGMRAFVNHDAIRDVPLVLETPTEDGKSFAWNIERVTELRGD encoded by the coding sequence ATGGTACGAGTCGGGGCACACACCTCTATCGCCGGCGGTGTCTACAACGCCGTCGAGGAACAGGTCGAGTACAGCGGCAACTGCGGGCAGATCTTCTCACACTCGCCGCAGGTCTGGCAGGACCCCAACATCGACGACGAGGAGGCCGAACAGTTCCGCGACCTCGCAGCCGACCACGGCGTCGGCCCGTGGGTCATCCACTCGTCGTACCTCGTCAACCTCTGTACGCCTAAAGACGATCTCCGCGAGAAGTCACTCGATTCGATGCAGAAGGAGGTCGACGCCGCCGCAAAGCTTGGCATCGAGTACGTCAACGTCCACCTCGGAGCCCACACCGGCGCGGGCGTCGATGGCGGGCTGGACAACGCCGCCAGCGTGCTGGACGACCTCGACATCCCCGATGGGGTCACAGTGCTGGTCGAGTCCGACGCGGGTAGCGGGACGAAACTCGGTGGCCAGTTCGAGCATCTGGCGACGGTTCGCGAACGAACCGATCAGGACATCGAGTTCTGTCTCGACACGGCCCACATGTTCGCCGCGGGCTACGACCTCTCGACGCCCGAGGCCGTCGACGAGACGCTTGCGACGTTCGACGAGGTCGTCGGGTTCGAGGACCTCGCCTGTGTCCACCTCAACGACTCGAAACACGAGTGCGGGACGAACAAGGACGAACACGCCCACATCGGCGAGGGCCACATCGGCGAAGACGGGATGCGCGCGTTCGTCAACCACGACGCCATCCGCGACGTGCCGCTGGTGCTTGAGACGCCGACCGAGGACGGCAAGAGCTTCGCCTGGAACATCGAGCGCGTCACGGAACTCCGCGGCGACTGA
- a CDS encoding class I SAM-dependent methyltransferase encodes MWADSRAALSDLQLDECERVLDVGCGTGELTRVLREETDGTVVGLDADTDLLAAAGDPAVCGDATRLPFAADSFDLVVCQALLINLPDPELAVREFARVATDRVAAIEPNNAAVTVESTVDAEPALARRARRLFLDGVRTDVTLGGDAADVFRDAGLSVVSTTKYNQEQRIEPPYDDAAIQAARRKATGTGLAHDRETILNGEATPAEYDALRERWRSMGRDVIEQMQDETYERRETVPFFVTVGEGP; translated from the coding sequence ATGTGGGCTGACTCCCGTGCGGCGCTCTCGGACCTGCAGTTGGACGAGTGTGAGCGCGTTCTCGACGTGGGCTGTGGAACCGGCGAACTGACCCGCGTCCTCCGCGAGGAGACCGACGGGACGGTCGTCGGCCTCGACGCCGACACGGACCTGCTGGCCGCCGCCGGCGACCCGGCCGTCTGCGGAGACGCGACGCGACTTCCCTTTGCTGCCGACAGCTTCGACCTCGTGGTCTGTCAGGCGCTGCTCATTAACCTCCCCGACCCCGAACTCGCGGTTCGGGAGTTCGCCCGCGTCGCCACCGACCGGGTGGCCGCCATCGAGCCGAACAACGCCGCCGTCACTGTCGAATCGACCGTCGACGCGGAGCCGGCGCTGGCCCGCCGCGCCCGCCGGCTCTTTCTCGATGGGGTGCGGACGGACGTTACCCTCGGCGGCGATGCCGCCGACGTATTCCGCGACGCGGGGCTGTCCGTCGTCTCGACAACGAAATACAATCAGGAGCAGCGCATTGAGCCGCCCTACGACGACGCGGCGATACAAGCGGCCCGGCGGAAGGCGACTGGAACGGGGCTGGCCCACGACCGTGAGACAATTCTCAACGGCGAGGCGACGCCCGCCGAGTACGACGCACTCCGGGAGCGCTGGCGGTCGATGGGACGGGACGTAATCGAGCAGATGCAAGACGAGACCTACGAGCGCCGCGAGACGGTGCCGTTCTTCGTTACTGTCGGCGAGGGTCCGTGA